One Pongo pygmaeus isolate AG05252 chromosome 10, NHGRI_mPonPyg2-v2.0_pri, whole genome shotgun sequence genomic window carries:
- the TAMALIN gene encoding protein TAMALIN isoform X1 produces MTLRRLRKLQQKEEAAATPDPAARAPDSEVTPAAPAPTPGPPAAAATPGPPADELYAALEDYHPAELYRALAVSGGTLPRRKGSGFRWKNLSQSPEQQRKVLTLEKEDNQTFGFEIQTYGLHHREEQRVEMVTFVCRVHESSPAQLAGLTPGDTIASVNGLNVEGIRHREIVDIIKASGNVLRLETLYGTSIRKAELEARLQYLKQTLYEKWGEYRSLMVQEQRLVHGLVVKDPSIYDTLESVRSCLYGAGLLPGSLPFGPLLAVPGRPRGGARRARGDADDAVYHTCFFGDSEPPALPPPPPPARALGPGPAQTPPVGPGPGPRAALSRSASVRCAGPGGGGGGGAPGALWTEAREQALCGPGLRKTKYRSFRRRLLKFIPGLNRSLEEEESQL; encoded by the exons ATGACCCTCCGCCGACTCAGGAAGCTGCAGCAGAAGGAGGAGGCGGCGGCCACCCCGGACCCCGCCGCCCGGGCTCCCGACTCAGAAGTCACGCCCGCCGCTCCGGCCCCGACCCCGGGACCCCCTGCTGCAGCCGCCACCCCTGGGCCCCCAGCGGACGAGCTGTACGCGGCGCTGGAGGACTATCACCCTGCCGAGCTGTACCGCGCGCTCGCCGTGTCCGGGGGCACCCTGCCCCGCCGAAAG GGCTCAGGATTCCGCTGGAAGAATCTCAGCCAGAGTCCTGAACAGCAGCG GAAAGTGCTGACGTTGGAGAAGGAGGATAACCAGACCTTCGGCTTTGAGATCCAG ACTTATGGCCTTCACCACCGGGAGGAGCAGCGTGTGGAAATGGTGACCTTTGTCTGCCGAGTTCATGAGTCTAGCCCTGCCCAGCTGGCTGGGCTCACACCAG GGGACACCATCGCCAGCGTCAATGGCCTGAATGTGGAAGGCATCCGGCATCGAGAGATTGTGGACATCATTAAGGCATCAGGCAATGTT CTCAGACTGGAAACTCTATATGGGACATCAATTCGGAAGGCAGAACTGGAGGCTCGTCTGCAGTACCTGAAG CAAACCCTGTATGAGAAGTGGGGAGAGTACAGGTCCCTAATGGTGCAGGAGCAGCGGCTGGTGCATG gcctggtggtgaaggACCCCAGCATCTACGACACGCTGGAGTCGGTGCGCTCCTGCCTCTACGGCGCGGGCCTGCTCCCGGGCTCGCTGCCCTTCGGGCCTCTGCTCGCCGTGCCCGGGCGTCCCCGCGGAGGCGCCCGACGGGCCAGGGGCGACGCCGACGACGCCGTCTACCACACGTGCTTCTTCGGGGACTCCGAGCCGCCGGCGctgccgcccccgccgcccccggcCCGCGCCTTGGGCCCGGGCCCCGCCCAGACCCCTCCAGTGGGGCCGGGCCCTGGGCCGCGGGCCGCGCTGAGCCGCAGCGCCAGTGTGCGGTGCGCGGGCCCTGGCGGGGGTGGAGGCGGGGGCGCGCCGGGCGCGCTCTGGACTGAGGCTCGCGAGCAGGCCCTATGCGGCCCCGGCCTGCGCAAAACCAAGTACCGCAGCTTCCGCCGGCGGCTGCTCAAGTTCATCCCCGGACTCAACCgctccctggaggaggaggagagccaGCTGTAG
- the TAMALIN gene encoding protein TAMALIN isoform X2: MVTFVCRVHESSPAQLAGLTPGDTIASVNGLNVEGIRHREIVDIIKASGNVLRLETLYGTSIRKAELEARLQYLKQTLYEKWGEYRSLMVQEQRLVHGLVVKDPSIYDTLESVRSCLYGAGLLPGSLPFGPLLAVPGRPRGGARRARGDADDAVYHTCFFGDSEPPALPPPPPPARALGPGPAQTPPVGPGPGPRAALSRSASVRCAGPGGGGGGGAPGALWTEAREQALCGPGLRKTKYRSFRRRLLKFIPGLNRSLEEEESQL, from the exons ATGGTGACCTTTGTCTGCCGAGTTCATGAGTCTAGCCCTGCCCAGCTGGCTGGGCTCACACCAG GGGACACCATCGCCAGCGTCAATGGCCTGAATGTGGAAGGCATCCGGCATCGAGAGATTGTGGACATCATTAAGGCATCAGGCAATGTT CTCAGACTGGAAACTCTATATGGGACATCAATTCGGAAGGCAGAACTGGAGGCTCGTCTGCAGTACCTGAAG CAAACCCTGTATGAGAAGTGGGGAGAGTACAGGTCCCTAATGGTGCAGGAGCAGCGGCTGGTGCATG gcctggtggtgaaggACCCCAGCATCTACGACACGCTGGAGTCGGTGCGCTCCTGCCTCTACGGCGCGGGCCTGCTCCCGGGCTCGCTGCCCTTCGGGCCTCTGCTCGCCGTGCCCGGGCGTCCCCGCGGAGGCGCCCGACGGGCCAGGGGCGACGCCGACGACGCCGTCTACCACACGTGCTTCTTCGGGGACTCCGAGCCGCCGGCGctgccgcccccgccgcccccggcCCGCGCCTTGGGCCCGGGCCCCGCCCAGACCCCTCCAGTGGGGCCGGGCCCTGGGCCGCGGGCCGCGCTGAGCCGCAGCGCCAGTGTGCGGTGCGCGGGCCCTGGCGGGGGTGGAGGCGGGGGCGCGCCGGGCGCGCTCTGGACTGAGGCTCGCGAGCAGGCCCTATGCGGCCCCGGCCTGCGCAAAACCAAGTACCGCAGCTTCCGCCGGCGGCTGCTCAAGTTCATCCCCGGACTCAACCgctccctggaggaggaggagagccaGCTGTAG